The DNA sequence GGAGGAGGGGTGGGCCTGGCCGATCGCGGTGATACCGCCTTCCGACGGTTGGGACAGCCCTTCCGGCCGGTCTGTGGCTCCCGTGGTGGAGTACGCTCAAGGGCTTGTCAACGACAGTATCGAGGGGATAAAGGAACACGATGTATTCTTCCGCCTGGAGTCGGGCGACGTGTTCGATTCCTCCGACATGGTCCGTTGGAGAAAAGAGGGTTTTCTGGCGGTGATCTCCTTCGCCGACGAGAGGGTCAACCGTGTGCTGGCCGATTCGTGGCGACAGGGAGATCCGGTGTTGCTTTTGGCGGACGATTCCTCCACAGTTTTGAGGGACGAAAAGGAGGTCGTAAAGGCAGGACTTTTTTCACTTGACCTTCACGATTCCTACGTTACAAGGGCCGCTGTCGAGACAGCCGTCTCCATCCTTCCTCCCGCGAGCGAGGTGGGGCTTTTATCCGATCGTCTGGCCCAGTCTCTTTCCAGAGGAGCCAGAGCCGTTTCGAGAGGCCTGAGAGAGGGAGGGCTCAATTCTCAGGTTTTCTGGGTTGCCGGAGGAGGCACCGATTCGTTTTCCATGATGGCTCAGGAGATGCTGGGCTTCGGATCCGACATGGTAGTGGTCTGGATGACAGACATGGCCGCCAGGGAGTTCTACCGGCAGTTGAGGGTGCTGGACGGATCCGTTCCGGTCTGGTCCGGTGGTGCCTCTTTGGACGGTATCGTCGGTTTGGAGGGGATAATGATCGCCGATCAGGATCTGCCCCTTAGGCTCGACAAAGCTATCAAGACCCTCAAGACCGACGTCTGGGATGCCACCAGGGTTCGGGTTCCGGACAGCCCTCTGGCTGCCAAGGCCTACGCCTGCTGTCAGTGGGTATTTCAGGGGCTGAAAGACGCACAGAAGGCCGATCCCGAGCACCTGTCCAAGGTAATGGCGTCTACTAAGGGAATTCCTCTAGGATCGGAGAACTTGGAGATAAACCCCGTTACCCATCGTCCTTCTGTGAAGAAGGTGGCGGTCATAAGGGCAAAAAAAGGAAAATGGATTCAGGACGAGATATTGTCCCTTTCCGAGTCCGGAGCCGGTTATTACTTCGGAACTCCTAAAGACGAACGTTGAGAGCGAGATAGATAAAAGGGGCGGCAGAATGGCCGCCCCTTTTATCTATCTCGCTCTGTGTCTTTTTTTCAGTTCTCTCCATATCTCTCCCGGAGACAGGTCCGAGGCCAATAGCCCAACCAGCAGGTGGTAGACCAGGTCCGCCGCCTCGTAGATGGTCTGTCCCCTGTCCTCGGTGGCTATCGCCAGAGCGGTCTCCACCCCTTCCTCGCCTATCTTCTGGGCGACCCGGCTCTTGGGCCCGGCGATCAGTCTGGCCGTGTAGCTTTCCTCCGTCGAGTCCTGGGATCTCTTCTTCAGGTAAGCCCACAGACGGCCCAGAAATACGGGAGAGTCGTCGTCGTTCCCATGGATGAAGCGATAGAAGCAGCTGGTCTCTCCTGTGTGGCACGCCGGTCCCGTGGGACGCACTCTGGCAAGGACTGCGTCGCAGTCGCAGTCTATCTGCAACGACGCCAGAGGCAGCCTGTTGCCGCTTGTCATCCCCTTGTGCCATATCTCTTTTCTGGATCGACTGTAGAATACCATCTCGCCTCTCTCCAGGGTCAGCCTCATTGACTCCTCGTTTCCGTAGGCCAGCATGAGGACCTCTCCGCTGTCGGCGTCCTGTATCACCACCGGCACCAGGCCGTCGGAGCCATATTTTATGTCTTCCGGTTTCATCTGCACCGTCCTCTCATATCCTGACCGGGATTTTCGCCCCGGCGAGGTAGTCTTTTACCTGTCCTATTCTCAGCTTGCCGTAGTGGAAGATGGACGCTGCCAGTGCTGCGTCCGCTCCGGCTCGAAATGCCTGAAGTATGTGTTCTTCCTTTCCCGCTCCTCCCGAGGCTATCACCGGGACGGTGGTTTCCAGGGATACCCGTCTCAGAAGCTCGAGGTCGTAGCCCGCCTCCGTTCCATCTCCGTCCATCGATGTCAGGAGTATCTCGCCGCAGCCCAGTTTCTGGACTTTTTCTATCCATTCCAGTCCGTCCAGGTCGGTTTTTTTCGCGCCTCCCTGTATGTAGACGGTCCAGCGGTCGTTTTCCCTCTTGACGTCCACCGCCACCACCACGGCCTGGCTTCCCAGCAGTCTCGAACATCTCTCTATCAGAGAGGGGTCTTTTACCGCGGCGGTGTTCAGGGAGATCTTATCCGCTCCGAGGGCTATTATCTCTCTGGCCTGTTCCGCCGAGGAGATTCCTCCCCCGACGGTGAAGGGTATGGTCAGGCGATCCGCCACGGCTTTTACCCATTCGGCCATGGTGGCCCTTCTTTCTTCCGAGGCGCTTATGTCCAGCAGGACAAGCTCGTCCGCTCCCTCGGAGGAGTAGAGCTCCGCCAGCTCCGCCGGATCTCCGGCGTCCTTCAGGTTTACGAAGTTTATTCCCTTTACCACCCGTCCGTTCTTGACGTCCAGGCAGGGTATTATCCTCTTTGTCAGCATATCCCGAACTCCTCGACGGCCTCTCGGAGATCTATCGTGCCTTCGTAGATGCTTTTGCCGAGTACGGCTCCGGATACTCCGATTTTCGACAGGTCGGACAGGTCTTTTTTGTCCCTTATTCCACCCGCCGCCAGGATGTGTCCGTTCGTTTTAGTCAGATTTTCGTATAGCTTCAGGTCCGGTCCGGAGGCGGTGCCGTCTCTGGATACCGACGTGACCAGAAAAGTGGAGTAGCCGATCCGGAGGAGTTCCGTTATAGCCTCCTCCGGAGGGAGTTGGGTTACCTCGGTCCATCCGGATAGCGCCACGGTTCCGTTTTTGACGTCTACCGATGGCACGATGGAGTTGCCGAACCTTTTCCACAGGGTCCTCGGCGATCCCTTGAACAGCAGGCTTCCCAGGTATACCCTTTTCGCTCCGGAGGAGAGGGCCAGGGCTACGTCCTCCTCCGTTCTCAGTCCCCCTCCGTATTGAACCGGCAGGCCGGTGGAGGCTGCCACCTTTTCCAGCTCTTTCAGGTGGACCGGAGAGCCTTTTTCCGCTCCCTCCAGATCTATAAGGTGTATCCAGCGGGCTCCCGCCTCTGCGAAGGATAGGGCTGTTTCCACCGGGTCGTCTCCGTATTCCTTTATCTTTTCGAAGTCTCCTCCGGTCAATCTGACGACCTTTCGGCTGTATAGGTCTATGGCTGGGAATATCTCTATTTTATTCATCGGCCTAGTTCCTCCAGTATTCGGTCCAGCATGGCGTGTCCTACGTCGCCGCTTCGTTCCGGGTGAAACTGAAGCCCCATGACGGAGCCTTTCCTTACGGCGGAGACGAAGGCGACTTTTCCCGCCTCGGTCGTGGCTGCCCGGTCCTTCGAGTTTTTAAGGCCGTAGCTGTGGACGAAGTAAAGGTAGCTGCCGTCGAAGGGCTTTAGTATGGGGTCTTCCGTGGATATGTCGTTCCATCCCATGTGGGGTAGAGGGGTCATGTCCAGTTTTTCCGATTTTCCCTCTATGAGTCCAAGCCCTCGGTGGCTCCCGTTTTCGTCGCTTCCTTCGGCGAAGAGCTGCATTCCGAGACATATTCCGAGAAGGGGCTTTTCTCTATCGGCCCATTCGATAAGGGCCCGGTCCCAGCCTTTTTTTCTCAGAGAATCCATCGCCGGTCCGAAAGCCCCGACTCCGGGCAGAACGATGGTGGATACGGATTCGGGGATCTCGTCGGGGGAATGGAGCAGTACGCCGGATCTGCCGAGCCTTTTAAGGGCCCTCATCACGTTGCCCAGGTTCCCGGCGCCGTATTCCACTATGCCTATCTGTCTCATAGGAGCATTCCCTTGGTGGAGTTGAGCCCCCTAGATTCGGCAAGAGCTTGGCCAAGGGCACGTCCCGCACCTTTGAAGATGGCCTCCGCGAGGTGATGCGAGTTGTCCACCGCCAGGGCCTTTACGTGCACAGTGGCTCTGGCCTCTCTAGAGAAGGCTCTCCAGAACTCCGGTATCAGTTCCAGGTCGAAGGTGCCGCATTTTTCCGTGGGAAAAGGGGCTTCCATGGTGAGGCTCCCTCTGCCGCTCAGGTCCACCGCCACCAGCGCCAGAGATCCGTCCATCGGCAGGGCGCACCAGCCGTATCTTTCGTATTTGCGTCCCTCTAGAGATTGAAGCATGGCTGAACCCAGGACTATAGCGAGGTCCTCCGTCAGATGGTGGTCGTCGACGTCGTCTCCCTTGGCGGATATTTTAAGGCTCATATCGCCGTGGAAGGCCATAAGTGTCAGCATGTGGTCCATGAAGCCGCATCCCGTATCTATCTCGCTGGACTTATCCTCGGGAGAGATGTCCAGCGACAGACATATCGAAGTCTCCTTGGTTTTCCTGTTAAGGGTTATCACGCCACCACCTCCCCTACCAGTCCCTTCATGTTCTCCAGCACCGGCTTTATACCGTTCCATCCGAGGGAGGCGCTTTTCCTGCTGGCCACCAGCCGGAGGGATACGGGAGCTACCTTTTCCAAGGTGACCAGGCCGTTTGCCTTTAATGTAGTGCCGGTCTGGACGATATCCAGTATGCAGTCGGTCATTCCGAGCATAGGTGCCAACTCTATAGATCCGTTCAGATGGACTATCTCCACCTGGACGCCTCTTCTTGAGAAGTGGTCGTCGGCTATCTTTGGGTACTTGCTGGCGACTCTGAGCCACATGAGCTCCGATCGGTGGCAGCGAAACCTCTCGCCGAGCTCGGGAGGTCCCGCCACCTGGAGGGAGCATCGACCCATTCCCGTGTCCAGAAGCTCCACCAGTCTGGCCCCCGATTCCCACATCACGTCGCTTCCCACCAGGGCGAGGTCCGCCACGCCTCTGTCGACGTAGAGGGGAACGTCCATGGGCTTTGCCAGGATATAGCGTATTCTATCTTCCTCTATCACCAGTTCTCTGCCGGGGTTGCTCAGTTTTTTCGACGGGAGCCCGGCTTCCCTCAAAAGTTCTATCGCTTCTTTCATAACTCGTCCCGTCGGCAGGGCTATGGTCAGCATGAGCCTTTCTCCTCTCTGTTTCGAAACCAGACCTCCAGGCTCGCCGTATTTCCGCCTTCCCTGGATATATCGGTCACTGTGTCGTTTTCCGGATCGTACCACCAGGAGTATCCCTTGGCTTTGGCTCGGGCCATTCCCGAGTTTCCGTCGTGGCTCCAGGTTATCTCGGTGGTGAGCCCTGCGTCGTGGAAGGCGGAGCATCTGGACAGGACCAGGTCCGGCGGTGTTCCTCCTCCTTTGATGGCCACTATCGGTTCCGGGTTCCTGTAGATCGAGTGTCTGGCCAGTTCCTCCAGATCGAGTCCGAAGCCTATGGCCTGGCCGCTGAGGCCGTAGGAGCCTAACAGGCTGTCGTATCGTCCTCCGCCTCCCAGAGATTTTCCCGATTCGGGGGAGTAGACGTCGAAGACCGGTCCGCTGTAGTAGTCCAGCTCTCTGATCGATCCCAGGTCGAAGGCTATTCTGTCCGATTTTCCCATCCTTCCGAGGATCTCACTGATGTTGTCCAGGGATCGAAGGGACTCTGCTCCTGTCAGTTTTCTGGCCTCGTCCAGCACCTCCGGGCCTCCCTTCAGCTCCGGAAGGGCCTCCAGAAGCCTGTTTTCCTTGGATCGGCATCCGGACAGAAGTTTAAAGTAGGTTCTGTATGATCCTTCCTGAAGGGCCTTCAGCAGGTCGGATTTAAGCTCCTCGTCCAGTTTCTCCATGGCGTTGTCCACTAGGGTGACGTCGCTCAGAACGAGCTTTCCGTCGATCAGCCCCAGAGAGTCCAGTCCCTCCAAAAGAAGGGAGAGGATCTCCACGTCGGCACCCTCTCCCTCCCATCCGAGCAGCTCGGCTCCGATCTGAAATTTCTCCAGGTCCCCGCCTGGAGCGGGGTTTCTGTAGAG is a window from the Dethiosulfovibrio russensis genome containing:
- the hisIE gene encoding bifunctional phosphoribosyl-AMP cyclohydrolase/phosphoribosyl-ATP diphosphatase HisIE is translated as MKPEDIKYGSDGLVPVVIQDADSGEVLMLAYGNEESMRLTLERGEMVFYSRSRKEIWHKGMTSGNRLPLASLQIDCDCDAVLARVRPTGPACHTGETSCFYRFIHGNDDDSPVFLGRLWAYLKKRSQDSTEESYTARLIAGPKSRVAQKIGEEGVETALAIATEDRGQTIYEAADLVYHLLVGLLASDLSPGEIWRELKKRHRAR
- the hisF gene encoding imidazole glycerol phosphate synthase subunit HisF, yielding MLTKRIIPCLDVKNGRVVKGINFVNLKDAGDPAELAELYSSEGADELVLLDISASEERRATMAEWVKAVADRLTIPFTVGGGISSAEQAREIIALGADKISLNTAAVKDPSLIERCSRLLGSQAVVVAVDVKRENDRWTVYIQGGAKKTDLDGLEWIEKVQKLGCGEILLTSMDGDGTEAGYDLELLRRVSLETTVPVIASGGAGKEEHILQAFRAGADAALAASIFHYGKLRIGQVKDYLAGAKIPVRI
- a CDS encoding HisA/HisF-related TIM barrel protein, translating into MNKIEIFPAIDLYSRKVVRLTGGDFEKIKEYGDDPVETALSFAEAGARWIHLIDLEGAEKGSPVHLKELEKVAASTGLPVQYGGGLRTEEDVALALSSGAKRVYLGSLLFKGSPRTLWKRFGNSIVPSVDVKNGTVALSGWTEVTQLPPEEAITELLRIGYSTFLVTSVSRDGTASGPDLKLYENLTKTNGHILAAGGIRDKKDLSDLSKIGVSGAVLGKSIYEGTIDLREAVEEFGIC
- the hisH gene encoding imidazole glycerol phosphate synthase subunit HisH — encoded protein: MRQIGIVEYGAGNLGNVMRALKRLGRSGVLLHSPDEIPESVSTIVLPGVGAFGPAMDSLRKKGWDRALIEWADREKPLLGICLGMQLFAEGSDENGSHRGLGLIEGKSEKLDMTPLPHMGWNDISTEDPILKPFDGSYLYFVHSYGLKNSKDRAATTEAGKVAFVSAVRKGSVMGLQFHPERSGDVGHAMLDRILEELGR
- a CDS encoding imidazoleglycerol-phosphate dehydratase, which encodes MITLNRKTKETSICLSLDISPEDKSSEIDTGCGFMDHMLTLMAFHGDMSLKISAKGDDVDDHHLTEDLAIVLGSAMLQSLEGRKYERYGWCALPMDGSLALVAVDLSGRGSLTMEAPFPTEKCGTFDLELIPEFWRAFSREARATVHVKALAVDNSHHLAEAIFKGAGRALGQALAESRGLNSTKGMLL
- the hisG gene encoding ATP phosphoribosyltransferase, with protein sequence MLTIALPTGRVMKEAIELLREAGLPSKKLSNPGRELVIEEDRIRYILAKPMDVPLYVDRGVADLALVGSDVMWESGARLVELLDTGMGRCSLQVAGPPELGERFRCHRSELMWLRVASKYPKIADDHFSRRGVQVEIVHLNGSIELAPMLGMTDCILDIVQTGTTLKANGLVTLEKVAPVSLRLVASRKSASLGWNGIKPVLENMKGLVGEVVA
- a CDS encoding ATP phosphoribosyltransferase regulatory subunit, with the protein product MTSSRSMRRLPAGCRSTGGRMAIAMERCRHRFISLFNRHGYRLFWSSGLQLLETSWDLLPRTIRESLLVLTSPMGEPCCLRSDITLAAVNYLANHYSPQERPLRMCYADRLYRNPAPGGDLEKFQIGAELLGWEGEGADVEILSLLLEGLDSLGLIDGKLVLSDVTLVDNAMEKLDEELKSDLLKALQEGSYRTYFKLLSGCRSKENRLLEALPELKGGPEVLDEARKLTGAESLRSLDNISEILGRMGKSDRIAFDLGSIRELDYYSGPVFDVYSPESGKSLGGGGRYDSLLGSYGLSGQAIGFGLDLEELARHSIYRNPEPIVAIKGGGTPPDLVLSRCSAFHDAGLTTEITWSHDGNSGMARAKAKGYSWWYDPENDTVTDISREGGNTASLEVWFRNREEKGSC